A DNA window from Anaeromicrobium sediminis contains the following coding sequences:
- the pulA gene encoding type I pullulanase, translating to MVDKVDLDKYIYKGNDLGATYHKDYTMFKVWAPTQKNMKVIIYDNYSDINGQTYPMTKAENGVWELKLKGDYKNKYYNYILKDGMYEREITDPYTKGATANGQKGMVVDFYSINPKGWENHKMPKVIKSAQSVIYETHIRDFSVHKSSGMKNKGKYLGLSETGTKNYAGLATGVDYLKELGITHIHLLPIFDFASVDETNPKEYNWGYDPHLYNVPEGSYSTNPYDGRSRIQELKKMIMALHENDIRVIMDVVYNHTYESHNTPFNILVPKYYYRTDKNGNFTNGSGCGNEIASERPMVRKFIMDSLKFWATEYKIDGFRLDLMSLYDKDTIKEIERELKKINSNILIYGEPWTGGPSALEFKYQFRKGSQRGMGISLFNDDFRNAIKGDNDGIGLGFATGGLGLENEIKKGIVGSIYYNEKINGFAQQPIETINYVSSHDNLTLYDKIEKVRAYATHEEKVKINRLALSIILTSQGIAFLQGGTEILRTKKGNHNSYNAGDEVNSIDWDKKTEYLDNFNYMKGLIRLRKKQKVMMLEKAEDVRRYMRFIDSPSKSVAYLLNSQYTEDYRHILVIHNANLGEITIKLPFDGQWKVIANEYEVNEHGVSKGNKNFIHEVKVSPLSTYILHK from the coding sequence ATGGTAGATAAGGTGGATTTAGATAAATATATCTACAAAGGTAATGATTTAGGAGCTACTTACCATAAGGATTATACTATGTTTAAAGTTTGGGCTCCAACCCAAAAGAACATGAAAGTTATTATTTATGATAATTATAGTGACATAAATGGTCAAACATATCCTATGACTAAAGCGGAGAATGGAGTATGGGAGTTAAAGCTAAAGGGGGATTATAAAAACAAATATTATAATTATATCCTCAAAGATGGTATGTATGAAAGAGAGATTACTGATCCCTATACTAAAGGAGCTACTGCTAATGGTCAAAAAGGAATGGTTGTAGATTTTTATTCAATAAATCCAAAGGGCTGGGAAAACCATAAAATGCCTAAGGTCATAAAATCAGCCCAGTCGGTAATATACGAAACCCATATTAGGGATTTTTCAGTCCATAAATCATCAGGTATGAAAAATAAAGGGAAATATCTTGGATTATCAGAAACTGGAACAAAAAATTATGCTGGATTGGCAACGGGTGTTGATTATTTGAAGGAATTAGGAATTACTCATATACATTTATTGCCAATTTTTGATTTTGCTAGTGTTGATGAAACAAACCCAAAGGAATATAACTGGGGGTATGATCCTCATCTTTATAATGTACCAGAGGGATCCTATTCTACAAATCCCTATGATGGAAGATCAAGAATCCAAGAACTGAAAAAAATGATAATGGCCCTTCATGAAAATGATATAAGGGTTATTATGGATGTAGTATATAATCACACCTATGAATCCCATAATACTCCTTTTAATATACTTGTTCCAAAGTATTATTATAGAACAGATAAAAATGGTAATTTTACAAATGGTTCAGGTTGCGGAAACGAAATAGCCTCAGAAAGACCAATGGTTAGAAAGTTTATAATGGATTCCTTGAAATTTTGGGCTACAGAATACAAAATAGATGGATTTAGATTGGACCTTATGTCCCTTTACGATAAAGACACAATTAAAGAAATTGAACGAGAATTGAAAAAAATAAATTCTAATATTCTAATTTATGGTGAACCTTGGACAGGAGGCCCTTCAGCTTTAGAGTTTAAATATCAATTTAGAAAGGGAAGCCAAAGAGGTATGGGAATTTCCTTATTCAACGATGATTTTAGAAATGCCATAAAAGGAGATAATGATGGAATAGGCCTAGGATTTGCAACTGGAGGATTAGGATTAGAAAATGAAATAAAAAAGGGGATTGTAGGAAGTATATATTATAATGAAAAAATAAATGGCTTTGCTCAACAGCCTATAGAAACAATAAATTATGTAAGCTCTCATGATAATCTCACACTTTACGACAAGATAGAAAAGGTTAGGGCTTATGCTACCCATGAAGAAAAAGTTAAAATCAATAGATTGGCGTTGTCTATAATTTTAACATCACAGGGAATAGCATTTTTACAAGGTGGAACAGAAATATTGAGAACAAAAAAGGGCAATCACAACAGTTATAATGCTGGAGATGAAGTAAACAGTATAGATTGGGATAAAAAAACTGAGTATTTAGATAACTTTAATTACATGAAGGGGTTAATAAGGCTAAGGAAAAAACAAAAAGTCATGATGCTAGAGAAAGCTGAAGACGTAAGAAGATATATGAGGTTCATAGATTCTCCAAGTAAATCTGTTGCCTATCTTTTAAATTCACAGTATACAGAGGACTATAGGCACATACTTGTTATACACAATGCTAATTTAGGAGAAATAACAATAAAACTTCCCTTTGATGGTCAGTGGAAAGTAATAGCCAATGAATATGAGGTTAATGAACATGGAGTATCAAAGGGCAATAAAAACTTTATCCATGAAGTAAAGGTTAGTCCCTTATCAACCTATATACTTCACAAATAA
- the glgB gene encoding 1,4-alpha-glucan branching protein GlgB, whose amino-acid sequence MGDLFRGYLPPSSFDIHLFHEGNSFRSYKFLGAHLTEYEGIKGVSFTLWAPKAKEIRVVGDFNGWNGTGFSMKKIEDSGMWNIFISEINEGDIYKYEIYTIDGRVILKSDPYGFYSELRPNTASKVVSLDNYHWDDWNWLKNRDGSYNKPMNIYELHLSSWKKKSSDEFYKYDEIAEEIIDYVKEMAYTHIEVLPLNEHPFDGSWGYQGTGYYSITSRYGEPKDFMYFVDRCHQEGIGVILDWVPCHFCKDDHGLYRFEGFPLYEYDDPIMAENIEWGTALFDYTKPEVISFLISNAIFLFDMYHIDGLRVDAVSYMLNLDHGRKEGEFKLNKYGGKENIEAIEFLKKLNEAVFKYFPNVLMIAEESTAWPLVTGPTHLGGLGFNYKWNMGWMNDMLKYMEMDPIYRKYHHNLITFSFMYAFSENYILPLSHDEVVHGKKSLLGKMSGDYRTKFGNLRLLYSYMIGHPGKKLLFMGGEFGQFIEWDYKKELDWSLFDYPMHEKLQDFLKRLNRIYTEEKALYELDSQQEGFSWIDHQNSEESVIAFMRKGKKEKEFIIIVCNFTPVPRYNYKIGVPYEGEYIEVLNSDLEEYGGWGVNNEGIIKSYGENWHNQPYSIEVKIPPLGTLFIKMKKENDTNDDSMGSKNLLISTKL is encoded by the coding sequence ATGGGAGATTTGTTTAGGGGGTATTTGCCTCCTAGTTCCTTTGATATACATCTTTTTCACGAAGGTAATAGTTTTAGAAGCTATAAATTTTTAGGTGCACATTTAACAGAATATGAAGGAATCAAAGGAGTAAGCTTTACACTATGGGCGCCAAAGGCTAAGGAAATAAGAGTCGTGGGAGATTTTAATGGATGGAATGGAACAGGATTTTCCATGAAAAAGATTGAAGACTCAGGTATGTGGAATATATTTATATCGGAAATTAATGAAGGAGATATATACAAATATGAAATATACACTATAGATGGTAGAGTTATATTAAAATCTGATCCCTATGGATTTTATTCAGAATTAAGACCAAATACGGCCTCTAAAGTAGTAAGTCTAGATAATTACCATTGGGATGATTGGAATTGGCTAAAAAATAGAGATGGAAGTTATAATAAACCAATGAATATATATGAACTACACTTAAGTTCTTGGAAGAAAAAGTCAAGTGATGAGTTTTACAAATATGATGAGATAGCTGAGGAAATAATAGATTATGTAAAGGAAATGGCATATACTCATATAGAAGTACTGCCACTGAATGAACATCCCTTTGATGGGTCATGGGGATATCAAGGGACGGGATATTATAGTATAACCAGTAGATATGGAGAGCCTAAAGATTTTATGTACTTTGTAGATAGATGCCACCAAGAAGGAATAGGAGTAATATTAGATTGGGTACCCTGTCATTTTTGCAAGGATGATCATGGATTATATAGATTTGAAGGATTTCCCCTATATGAGTATGATGACCCAATAATGGCAGAAAACATTGAATGGGGTACTGCATTATTTGATTATACAAAACCTGAAGTAATTAGTTTTTTAATATCAAACGCAATTTTTTTGTTTGATATGTATCACATAGATGGACTTAGGGTTGATGCTGTATCCTATATGCTTAATTTAGACCATGGAAGAAAAGAAGGAGAGTTTAAACTAAATAAATATGGTGGGAAGGAAAATATTGAGGCCATAGAGTTTTTAAAAAAGCTTAATGAAGCTGTTTTTAAGTATTTTCCAAATGTATTAATGATTGCCGAGGAATCTACTGCTTGGCCCTTGGTAACAGGTCCTACACATTTAGGAGGACTGGGATTTAACTATAAATGGAATATGGGATGGATGAATGACATGCTAAAGTATATGGAAATGGATCCTATATATAGAAAGTATCATCATAATTTGATAACTTTTTCCTTTATGTATGCCTTTTCAGAAAATTACATACTTCCACTGTCCCACGATGAGGTAGTGCACGGAAAAAAATCTCTTCTAGGCAAAATGTCTGGAGATTATCGGACTAAATTTGGCAACTTGAGATTATTATACTCCTATATGATAGGCCACCCAGGTAAAAAGCTATTGTTTATGGGCGGAGAATTTGGGCAATTTATTGAGTGGGATTATAAAAAGGAATTAGATTGGTCTCTATTTGACTATCCTATGCATGAAAAGCTTCAAGATTTTCTAAAAAGACTTAATAGAATTTATACTGAAGAAAAAGCATTATATGAACTTGACAGCCAGCAGGAAGGATTTTCGTGGATAGACCATCAAAACAGTGAAGAAAGTGTCATAGCCTTCATGAGAAAAGGAAAGAAGGAAAAGGAATTCATAATAATTGTTTGTAATTTTACTCCTGTACCAAGATACAACTACAAAATAGGAGTTCCTTATGAAGGAGAATACATAGAAGTTCTTAATAGTGATTTAGAGGAGTATGGTGGTTGGGGAGTTAACAATGAAGGAATTATAAAATCATATGGTGAAAACTGGCATAATCAACCATATTCTATAGAAGTTAAGATTCCACCTTTGGGAACTTTGTTTATTAAAATGAAAAAGGAAAATGACACTAATGATGATTCTATGGGTAGTAAAAACTTACTAATTTCCACTAAACTATAA
- a CDS encoding IclR family transcriptional regulator produces MAENDHSINNSLDKALGLLKYFTVENPVRGLSEVARLSSIPKATVYRLFNTFEKNGYLMKVDIRGKQNQYKLGIKFLELGTIVSESIEIKEVALPFMKWLRDELNEDVQLVIREKNHAIYIEKLICTHPIRLFTKIGRTASFNAGACPRALLSFLEDDEIKEILDSENLIKYTENTVVDEDRLWEVIRESRKKGYTISLGEMEPQTIGVGAPIFDYTGKVIASISTAGPELRFKKERFDIIIEKTKKAAGDISRQLGYIEK; encoded by the coding sequence ATGGCTGAAAATGATCATAGTATTAATAATAGTTTAGATAAAGCATTAGGGCTTTTAAAATATTTTACTGTAGAGAATCCAGTCAGAGGGTTAAGTGAAGTAGCGAGGTTATCATCTATTCCCAAGGCTACTGTATATAGGCTATTCAATACTTTTGAAAAAAATGGATATCTTATGAAGGTAGATATAAGAGGGAAACAGAATCAATATAAATTAGGTATAAAGTTTCTTGAATTAGGTACAATTGTTTCAGAATCTATAGAAATAAAAGAAGTTGCCCTACCTTTTATGAAATGGTTAAGAGATGAACTCAATGAAGATGTACAATTAGTTATAAGAGAGAAAAATCATGCAATTTACATTGAAAAATTAATCTGTACACATCCTATAAGACTCTTTACGAAAATAGGAAGAACAGCATCTTTTAATGCAGGGGCTTGTCCGAGAGCCTTATTATCATTTTTAGAAGATGATGAAATTAAAGAAATATTAGACAGTGAAAATCTAATAAAATATACAGAGAATACGGTCGTAGATGAAGATAGGTTATGGGAAGTAATTAGAGAAAGTAGAAAAAAAGGATATACTATTAGCTTAGGAGAAATGGAACCCCAAACTATAGGAGTAGGTGCACCTATATTTGATTATACTGGAAAGGTAATTGCATCTATTAGTACAGCAGGACCAGAGCTGCGGTTTAAAAAAGAAAGGTTTGATATAATTATAGAGAAAACAAAAAAAGCAGCTGGAGATATTTCAAGACAATTAGGATATATAGAAAAATAG
- a CDS encoding LamB/YcsF family protein, translating to MYEVDLNSDIGESFGNYKVGLDEEVIKYVTSANIACGWHAGDPLVMEKTVQMASEKGVGIGAHPGYLDLMGFGRRNIVVTPEEVKAYIKYQLGALMAFAISKGEKIQHVKPHGAMYNMAAKDKKLSMAIAEAIYEVDEEIILMGLANSEIIKAGKTIGLKVCNEVFADRAYNPDGTLVSRKLKGAVIHDADLAISRVIRMVKEGKVTAINGEDIEIEAQSICVHGDNPEAVEFVKKIRLKLEEEGVKVTAISNFIK from the coding sequence GTGTATGAGGTTGATTTAAATAGTGACATAGGAGAAAGTTTTGGAAATTATAAAGTAGGACTAGATGAAGAAGTAATAAAATATGTTACTTCTGCAAATATTGCCTGCGGTTGGCATGCAGGAGATCCGCTTGTAATGGAAAAAACGGTTCAAATGGCAAGTGAAAAGGGCGTAGGAATAGGAGCACATCCAGGATATTTAGACTTAATGGGATTTGGAAGACGAAATATTGTAGTTACACCAGAGGAAGTAAAGGCTTACATAAAGTATCAGTTAGGAGCACTTATGGCATTTGCCATATCTAAGGGAGAAAAAATTCAGCATGTAAAACCTCATGGTGCCATGTACAATATGGCAGCTAAAGATAAGAAATTATCAATGGCAATAGCAGAGGCTATTTACGAAGTAGATGAAGAAATTATTCTCATGGGACTTGCTAATAGTGAAATCATAAAAGCTGGGAAAACGATTGGACTAAAAGTCTGTAATGAGGTGTTTGCAGATAGAGCATATAACCCGGATGGAACTCTGGTATCTAGAAAATTAAAAGGTGCAGTAATTCATGATGCTGATTTAGCCATATCCAGGGTTATAAGAATGGTTAAAGAAGGCAAGGTTACTGCTATAAATGGTGAAGACATAGAAATTGAAGCTCAATCAATATGTGTTCATGGTGATAATCCAGAAGCAGTTGAATTTGTTAAAAAGATTCGCTTAAAGCTTGAAGAAGAAGGTGTAAAAGTAACGGCAATTTCGAACTTTATTAAATAA
- a CDS encoding NRAMP family divalent metal transporter: MAIKKMNTKEGIKAPKNNLGALLGAAFIMATSAIGPGFLTQTATFTAEFAASFAFVILVSVILDIGAQVNVWRVIGVSGMRGQDIANKVVPGLGYVVAILVALGGLAFNIGNIGGAALGLNVLLGMDVKIAAIICGIIGSIIFLSKDAGPVVDRFTKILGGLMIIIVAYVAFVTKPPVGEAIFRSVAPENFKGLIFPTITLLGGTVGGYITFAGGHRLIDAGITGKENLKEITKGSIMGIVIASIMRIFLFLAVLGVVAKGFKLDPSNPAASAFQHGAGMIGYKFFGIVLLSAGITSVVGAAYTSVSFLKTLHPTIERNEKNWIIGFIVASTAIMAILGKPAKLLILAGSLNGLILPITIGVILLAARRKDIVGDYKHPTWLLVFGLLIVIIAGYAGANALKNMQMLVH, translated from the coding sequence ATGGCAATAAAGAAAATGAACACAAAAGAAGGTATAAAAGCGCCAAAGAATAACCTAGGAGCTCTTTTGGGTGCAGCATTTATTATGGCTACATCAGCTATAGGACCAGGTTTTTTAACACAAACAGCCACGTTTACGGCAGAATTTGCAGCAAGCTTTGCTTTTGTAATACTTGTATCTGTAATCCTTGATATTGGTGCACAGGTAAATGTATGGAGGGTTATTGGTGTATCCGGTATGAGAGGTCAGGATATTGCAAATAAAGTAGTACCAGGACTTGGATATGTTGTTGCCATATTAGTTGCATTAGGTGGATTAGCATTTAATATTGGAAACATCGGTGGAGCTGCTTTAGGATTAAATGTTTTACTTGGAATGGATGTTAAAATAGCAGCTATTATTTGTGGAATTATAGGAAGTATTATTTTCTTATCAAAAGATGCAGGGCCAGTAGTAGATAGATTTACCAAAATACTTGGTGGTTTAATGATCATAATCGTTGCATATGTGGCATTTGTAACAAAACCACCAGTAGGAGAAGCGATTTTTAGAAGTGTTGCTCCTGAAAACTTTAAAGGCTTGATTTTTCCTACTATTACACTTCTAGGAGGAACGGTAGGAGGATATATTACATTTGCAGGTGGACATAGATTAATCGACGCGGGAATTACAGGAAAAGAAAATTTAAAAGAAATTACAAAGGGCTCTATAATGGGAATCGTTATTGCATCTATTATGCGTATATTCTTATTCTTAGCAGTATTAGGCGTTGTAGCAAAAGGATTTAAGCTAGACCCTTCTAATCCAGCAGCTTCTGCCTTTCAACATGGAGCCGGTATGATTGGATATAAATTCTTCGGAATTGTATTATTGTCAGCTGGTATTACTTCCGTTGTTGGAGCAGCATATACTTCTGTATCATTTTTGAAGACATTACATCCAACCATTGAACGTAATGAGAAAAATTGGATAATCGGATTTATTGTAGCGTCTACAGCAATTATGGCTATATTAGGAAAACCAGCTAAGTTGCTTATATTAGCAGGATCATTAAATGGACTTATATTACCGATTACTATAGGTGTTATTCTATTAGCAGCTAGAAGAAAAGATATTGTGGGAGATTATAAACATCCTACTTGGTTACTGGTATTTGGATTATTGATCGTAATTATAGCTGGATATGCAGGAGCAAATGCACTAAAAAATATGCAAATGTTAGTACATTAA
- the pxpB gene encoding 5-oxoprolinase subunit PxpB — protein MYKETKYLTSGEKALVIEFGDKISEEINSKVRSMMIAIEKKNISEIVEMTPTYRSLMVHYNPLEIGYNSLLNKLKTLESELDNIEIPLPKVIEIPTLYGGEYGPDIENVAKHNGIPVHEVIKVHSSKEYLIYMIGFTPGFPYLGGMDERIATPRLKTPRTKISGGSVGIAGSQTGIYPIDSPGGWQLIGKTPLKLYDAHRDTPILLQAGNYIKFVPIDEEEYIKIEKEIKKNSYEYNTYPKERKGI, from the coding sequence ATGTATAAAGAGACAAAATATTTAACATCAGGGGAAAAAGCTTTAGTTATAGAATTTGGGGATAAAATATCTGAAGAAATTAATAGTAAAGTAAGATCCATGATGATAGCCATAGAGAAAAAGAATATAAGTGAAATTGTAGAAATGACACCAACATATCGTTCTTTGATGGTACATTATAATCCTTTAGAGATTGGTTATAATTCTCTACTTAATAAACTTAAAACTTTAGAAAGTGAATTAGATAATATTGAAATTCCTCTACCGAAAGTAATAGAAATACCAACATTATATGGTGGAGAATATGGACCAGATATTGAAAATGTGGCAAAACATAATGGGATTCCTGTTCATGAGGTTATAAAAGTTCATTCTTCAAAAGAATATTTAATATATATGATTGGATTTACTCCAGGTTTTCCATACTTGGGAGGTATGGATGAGAGAATTGCCACACCTAGACTTAAAACCCCTAGAACTAAAATTAGTGGGGGATCAGTAGGTATTGCTGGAAGTCAAACAGGAATTTATCCAATAGATAGTCCAGGTGGATGGCAATTAATAGGTAAAACTCCATTAAAGCTATATGATGCACATAGAGATACACCTATTTTATTACAAGCAGGAAACTACATTAAGTTTGTACCAATTGATGAAGAAGAATATATAAAGATAGAAAAGGAAATAAAAAAGAATTCCTATGAATATAATACATATCCCAAAGAAAGGAAGGGGATATAA
- a CDS encoding 5-oxoprolinase subunit C family protein → MGKIKIISPGFLTTVQDKGRYGYQQFGVPASGVMDNFAHRIANILVENHELEAVLEVTMLGPQIEFHSVEIISITGGDLSPRINGKEVSMCRSIKVNKGDVLSFAGMKSGCRSYIAFSGGIEVPVIMESKSTYMKGRFGGYEGRNLKVGDLLNIAQSETVFKERIVPDKYIPKYNNELDVRVVLGPQTEYFTDKGIETFLSNEYKVTNECDRMGFRLDGAEIEHVDGADIISDGIGFGAIQIPGHGKPIIMMADRQTTGGYTKIGNVISADLYKIAQAKPGDKIKFKGISVEEAQDILKEEEEKISSIKKECLSKEIISSKKYFLKINGKSYNVKVEEVK, encoded by the coding sequence ATGGGAAAAATAAAGATTATAAGTCCTGGATTTTTAACAACAGTACAAGATAAAGGAAGATATGGATATCAACAGTTTGGGGTTCCTGCTTCAGGGGTAATGGATAATTTTGCTCATCGTATAGCCAATATTTTAGTTGAAAATCATGAGTTAGAAGCAGTATTAGAAGTTACTATGCTAGGGCCACAAATAGAATTTCACAGTGTAGAGATCATTTCCATAACAGGAGGAGATTTATCTCCTAGGATTAATGGAAAAGAAGTTTCCATGTGTAGAAGTATAAAGGTTAATAAGGGAGATGTTTTATCATTTGCTGGAATGAAAAGTGGATGTAGAAGCTATATTGCATTCTCGGGGGGAATAGAAGTACCTGTCATAATGGAAAGTAAATCAACCTATATGAAAGGTAGGTTTGGTGGATACGAGGGAAGGAATTTAAAAGTTGGAGATTTATTAAATATTGCACAATCAGAGACTGTTTTTAAAGAGCGAATTGTACCAGATAAATATATTCCTAAATACAATAATGAATTAGATGTACGTGTTGTATTAGGGCCACAGACTGAGTATTTTACGGATAAAGGTATAGAAACTTTTTTATCCAATGAATATAAGGTAACAAATGAATGTGACAGGATGGGATTTAGACTTGATGGTGCGGAGATTGAACATGTAGATGGTGCTGATATTATTTCCGATGGTATTGGATTTGGAGCTATTCAAATACCAGGTCATGGAAAGCCTATTATTATGATGGCAGATAGACAAACCACTGGTGGATATACAAAGATAGGGAATGTTATTAGTGCTGATCTCTATAAGATTGCCCAGGCAAAGCCTGGAGATAAAATAAAATTTAAAGGAATTAGTGTTGAAGAAGCACAAGATATTCTAAAAGAAGAAGAAGAAAAAATAAGCTCTATTAAAAAAGAATGTTTATCTAAGGAAATTATAAGCAGTAAGAAATATTTCTTAAAGATTAATGGAAAAAGCTACAATGTAAAAGTTGAAGAGGTTAAATAA